The sequence TATTTGAGCGCGCGCAATTTCTTCAAACTTCGCCCGTCCGATCAACGGATCCCGATATCGTTCCTGCGCACTCTTTTCATCAAGGCCAATGCTTCCCATTTCCGGAATCGTATAGATTCCCAGTGGAATGGTTGAGGCTGCGTCACCGATCGGGAGATTGAGGGCGTGGCGGACGGCGCGCCGACCTTCTTCCATGGCCTTAGAGGCAAGCGCCGGGCCCTCAGCCATATCGCCGACCGCATAGATGTGGGTAACCTCCGTCTGGCAATACTGATTCGTGGGAATGAGGCCTTTCTCTGAAACGGTGATTCTCGATGCCGAGAGATCGAGGTCTTCGACGTTCGCTTGCCGTCCAAGGGCAACGAGCATTTTCTCGCTACAGATTTTGGTGCCATCGTTCAACACAGTGACGACGTGAGCAACGTCGTCCCAGCAAACCTCCGCAATCTGGCATTTGCCGAGGTAGCGGCCACCATGACGCTCAAAACTCTGTAGAAACTGGCTGACAAGTTCACGATCCATGAATGGCAAGGGGTACTGAGCACGATCGATCAGAGTCACCTCCACGCCCAGCAGTGCGAAGATGGAGGCATACTCACACGCGATGACACCGCCTCCGATGACGGCCAATGACTGAGGTAAGTACATCATGGAAAGGAGTGAATCGCTGTCCAGAATGTGTTCATGGTCGATAGGGAATTCCTTTGGGGCTCTGGGACGGGATCCAGTGGCGATCACAATGGTATCGGCCGTGAATTGTTGCCGTGCTCCATCAACGGTTTGCATCTCGATGATGTGTTCGTTTAGGAAGCGTGCACGCCCATGCAGCAACGAAATGCCGTTCCGGCGGAGCTGTTGACTCATGAAGGAATCGTGTGCCTGAACGACATTTTCAAGCCGACTTAAGAGAGTGGCGATCTGAGTATCGGGTTTGAGGGTAAATTGGAGCGCCTCGCCGGCCCGCTTGAGTTGGTCGAGGTGGAGGGCGCTTTCTCTCAGTGTTTTGCTGGGAATTGTCCCACGATAGACACAGCTGCCGCCGATCCCGCGTTCTCGTTCGATCAGGGCAACGCGTTTTCCTGCCTTCGCCCCTTGGACGGCCGCCTTTTGACCGGCAGGGCCGGCTCCAATGACGATAATATCGAATGCCACGGGTGTGCTCATAGATTTAACGCATTCACCACCGCCAATACCTGGTCTTTCGTGGTTAATAGCTGGTCAATGTCGTTAGGATACAGGTTTAATTCCGCAAAGGCCGGTTGCGTACGAAGTGACTCCTCCGGCAGGTCCTCTGGTGCCAGCACATGACTTGCGAGTCTATCGGAGGTGCACGTGAGTAAGCACTCCTGACGGAATGATTCGGCATGATCGTAATCGTCGTAGTATTGAATGGCCGTTGCAACTTGTTTGGGCAGGCCCCATTTCTCAGCAATGAGGGTGCCGACACGAGAATGATACCCATCGATCCAGCCGTATAGGATCGCTTTCTCAAGGGTGAGACGCTGCGCCTCTGCGAGTGTCGTTGCTGTTTGCAAAACGACCGGTTTCCCGATTTCGTGCAGCAGCCCACAGAGATACGCGCTTTCGACGTTGACACGCCTCATGCGGGCAACTTCTTTGGCAAAAGCCCCGCTCGCCAGAGAGTGACGCCACAGACGCTTCACATCATCTTCATGTCCTGGTGCCTTAAACACGCCTGATTTGAGCGATGCCGTAAAGGCAATCTCTGACAGCAAGGTAATACCCAGCATGGCCACCGCATGTTGGAGAGAGACAACGGGGGTGCGTGGCATGTAAGCCGGGGAGTTGGCGATTCGTAGAACATGTGCAGCGAGTGCTTGGTCTTGGTGAATCAATGCTGAGAGCTTTGCCGCATCGGCGGCTGGATCTGATGCCAAGGCCATCACCTGACCGGCTGCTCGCGGAAGTAGGGGGAGCTCAATCTCACCGGTCTCAATTTTTTGAATTAATGACTGTTCCAGCCGCTCAATTGAGGTGGTTGCCGATTGTATTTCCGGTGCCATAGAAGCGGACTCCTCCAACGAGAGTCGGTCGGTTACGACACCTTTCTCGGCTGAACCCGGATGAAAGTTTAGCGGTCGTGACTTTGGGAAGGTGGCAGATTATACTCCATCGTCTTAGGGAGGGGGGAGTATGAGTCGAAGTTCGATCATGGTAATCGCCGCAATTTTAGCCGTCGTGGGAATAACACCTGCACCAAGAATAGCAGCTGAACCCACCTCGAGCGCCGACAAGGTTGTGAAGGAAGCTCAGGAAACGGTTGAGGCAACCAGGGAATATACGGCTCAGCAGAAGGAGATCTTTCAGCGGAAGGCACAAGAGGAATTGGTGGCTATTCAGGAGCAAATTCTCGGGTTGCGGGGGAAGATTGCAAAGGCCTCGGAGTCCACACGGGGAGATCTTCAGAAGTCGCTCAATGAGCTGGAAAAAAAGAAAGACGGTGTTAAAGAGAAATTAGATGAATTGAAAAGCACCGGGGACGCCAAGTGGCACGAGCTACGAGAAGGGATGCATGCTGCCCTGAACGAACTTAAGTATTCGTACCGGAAACTGCTTTCTCATTTGCCGTAATCACCTAGATTGTGGAGTATTTGAGATGAATGTTGCCACGCTTGCCGACTTTCAACAGTTCAGCAGTGAGAAAATGAAAAAGAACAACATCTTCCAAACGGATCGATTCTTCTGTGATATCTACTGTTTTGAGCCAGGCCAAGAACAAAAAAGTCACGTACATGGTCATCAAGACAAAATGTATATAGTCTTAGAGGGCCAAGGAACGTTTCAGGTCGGCCTCGAACAACGAGTACTTCTTACAGGGCAGGGCACCATGGCTCCAGCCGGAGAAGAGCACGGCGTGAAAAACCATACAAACGAGCGGCTCAAGGTGTTGGTATTTGTAGCTCCTAACCGATCCTGAAAGTTCCACAAGAATCGATATCAATGAACAAGGGGGAGGGAGCCTCAGGCTCCCCCCCCCCCCTTGCGTGTGAACCACTGATCACAAAGGTTCTTCGTTCAAGAATTTAACCCTTAAGGTTTGTAACAGGACCGGTCAGCCGGCTTGCCGTCGTGTGAGAACTGATTTTCATAGGCCATCACTTGCCATATTTGCTCTTCGGAGAGAAGCCCCTTATTGCCCTTCATCTTGGTCTTTGGGATTCCTTCGGCGACGCGCCAGAACCAGTATGCGTCTGAGTAACGGCAAACAATCTTCGGATCGCGAAGGTCTCGCGCGCCTTTTTTGGCCGGTTTACCATCTTTCCCATGGCAGCTGCTGCAGTTGACCTCAGTCTTGAATTCGCCATTATAGATCTTCGCGCCCTCCGCTATGGCTTTTGAATCGGTCCACCCACCAGCTGGCATTTTCTTGTCAGCATACTCTGGTGGAACCGGAGCCAACGGGGGAAGATCTTCGGCAGAGGCTACGCCTCCGGAAAGCATTAGGGCGCATCCCATCGCCAATACTGAAGCGCTTACGGTCCTTTGCATTCGTACCTCCTGCTTAGTTGTAATGGATATGTGGCCTGTGTGTTTACTTGAGCTAGCCGACATCTTCACACCAACTATACCATAACTTATTTTGTCGAAAAAATAAAAGCATGGCAAGGGACCATGCACCATTGTGGCTGAATGTTTGGTATGAAAGCATTACCAGTTCTCACGGCAGCTTGAATGTAGAACAGTCAATCAAGCGACCATCATGTGTCATGCAAGTTCGCTATTCGATAAACTGCTTAGCTGCCTCAACTATCGACCGCACTCCGATACCATAGTGATCCACCAGCTCTTCTGGTTTCCCGCTATGAGGGATTTCACGAACAGCCAGTTTGTGGACTTTAATCCCCTCAGTAGCAACGGCACTCAGAACGGCATCACCGAGTCCTCCGTGTGCATAGTGGTCTTCCACCGTGAGGATTCGCCCATGGGTCGATCTCCCACTCTCTACCAAGGTATTTCTGTCGATAGGAGCGATGCTGTAGAGATCGATGATGCGAGCAGTGATACCGGCTGTATGCAATTGATCGTACGCTTTCAACGCCTCAAACAAGGTTACACCCGCGGCGACGATCGTGAGGGCATCGGAGGAGCTCTGTCGGAGAACCTTGCTGCCTCCGATATGGAACTTCTCTTCTGGCCCATAGAGCACAGGACTTTTTGGTCTGCCTGCGCGCACATAGACCATTCCCTTGTGATGAGCGGCGACTTCGATCAAGCGATACATTGAGTTTCCGTCTGATGGGTAGAGTACGGTCACATTGGGCTGGGCTGCCATCATAGCGATGTCTTCGAGTCCCATTTGGGACGGCCCATCCTCTCCGATACTCACGCCGACATGGGTGCCGACCAGTTTGATGTTTGACCCGCTGATTGCAGCCATGCGGATGAAGTCGTAAGCGCGACTTAAAAAACAGGCAAACGTAGCGGCGAAGGGGACCTTTCCGCATGCCGCCAGCCCAGCCGCTGCGCCCACCATATTTTGTTCTGCGATAAAGCTTTCAAAAAACCGATTCGAAAATTTCTTGCCGAATTTGTCGGTGTATGTGGAGTTCTTCACATCGGCATCAAGCGCGACGACGAGGGGGTTGGCGGAGCCGAGCGCCGCAAGGGCGAGTCCAAATGCTTCGCGCGTTGCAACCGATTCACCGATCTTGTACGGGGCTAGCGGCATGGCGCCTATAGTGTGGGAAGGAGGGGTGGTAAGCGACGGTGCTGGAATGTGAGCAGCTGTGCCATTTGGGCTCAATTGTTTTGTGAGCTCATCGAGGGCCTTCTGGGTCTCGTCTCCCTTTTTCAGCGGTTTCCCGTGCCAATCCGGTTTGTTTTCGATGAAGGAAATGCCTTTCCCCTTATAGGTCTTGGCGAGCAGTACGGTCGGGCGTCCCTTCGTACGAGCAGCTTCATCGAACCCCTTGAGTATGGCGACAAAATCATGGCCGTCGACGACAATCGCGTGCCAGCCAAATCCTGCCCAGCGGGAACGGTAGGCGTCCATATCGTGCTGCAACATTGTGGGATCACTTTGTCCGAGACGGTTTACGTCCACAATCGCACATAAATTGTCTAAACCGTACTGGCGGCTAACCTCGGCAGCTTCCCAAACAGATCCTTCTACCGATTCACCGTCTCCCATAAGCACATAGGTTCGATACTCAAGGTTATCGACGAACTTTGCGTTCAACGCAATACCGACCCCAACCGGAAGTCCTTGACCCAGAGAACCAGTTGCCATGTCCACAAAGGGGAGCCGGGGGGTTGGGTGGCCTTCGAGGTC is a genomic window of Candidatus Nitrospira kreftii containing:
- a CDS encoding Cupin, with translation MNVATLADFQQFSSEKMKKNNIFQTDRFFCDIYCFEPGQEQKSHVHGHQDKMYIVLEGQGTFQVGLEQRVLLTGQGTMAPAGEEHGVKNHTNERLKVLVFVAPNRS
- a CDS encoding Transketolase encodes the protein MAASPASLELLTTLHNKATQLRIDSVRATSEAGSGHPSSCASAADIVAALFFSVMRYNPQNPKALNSDRFVLSKGHAAPLLYAAWAEAGLFPISDLLKLRTLTSDLEGHPTPRLPFVDMATGSLGQGLPVGVGIALNAKFVDNLEYRTYVLMGDGESVEGSVWEAAEVSRQYGLDNLCAIVDVNRLGQSDPTMLQHDMDAYRSRWAGFGWHAIVVDGHDFVAILKGFDEAARTKGRPTVLLAKTYKGKGISFIENKPDWHGKPLKKGDETQKALDELTKQLSPNGTAAHIPAPSLTTPPSHTIGAMPLAPYKIGESVATREAFGLALAALGSANPLVVALDADVKNSTYTDKFGKKFSNRFFESFIAEQNMVGAAAGLAACGKVPFAATFACFLSRAYDFIRMAAISGSNIKLVGTHVGVSIGEDGPSQMGLEDIAMMAAQPNVTVLYPSDGNSMYRLIEVAAHHKGMVYVRAGRPKSPVLYGPEEKFHIGGSKVLRQSSSDALTIVAAGVTLFEALKAYDQLHTAGITARIIDLYSIAPIDRNTLVESGRSTHGRILTVEDHYAHGGLGDAVLSAVATEGIKVHKLAVREIPHSGKPEELVDHYGIGVRSIVEAAKQFIE
- a CDS encoding putative soluble pyridine nucleotide transhydrogenase, whose protein sequence is MSTPVAFDIIVIGAGPAGQKAAVQGAKAGKRVALIERERGIGGSCVYRGTIPSKTLRESALHLDQLKRAGEALQFTLKPDTQIATLLSRLENVVQAHDSFMSQQLRRNGISLLHGRARFLNEHIIEMQTVDGARQQFTADTIVIATGSRPRAPKEFPIDHEHILDSDSLLSMMYLPQSLAVIGGGVIACEYASIFALLGVEVTLIDRAQYPLPFMDRELVSQFLQSFERHGGRYLGKCQIAEVCWDDVAHVVTVLNDGTKICSEKMLVALGRQANVEDLDLSASRITVSEKGLIPTNQYCQTEVTHIYAVGDMAEGPALASKAMEEGRRAVRHALNLPIGDAASTIPLGIYTIPEMGSIGLDEKSAQERYRDPLIGRAKFEEIARAQISGAGHGLLKMVADPEGEHLLGVQVVGDSATELVHLGQLALQSSATVESFIDNIFNFPTYAEAYRIAALDILGQVAKRRAAKAA
- a CDS encoding hypothetical protein (conserved exported protein of unknown function), whose protein sequence is MSRSSIMVIAAILAVVGITPAPRIAAEPTSSADKVVKEAQETVEATREYTAQQKEIFQRKAQEELVAIQEQILGLRGKIAKASESTRGDLQKSLNELEKKKDGVKEKLDELKSTGDAKWHELREGMHAALNELKYSYRKLLSHLP
- a CDS encoding hypothetical protein (conserved protein of unknown function), which produces MAPEIQSATTSIERLEQSLIQKIETGEIELPLLPRAAGQVMALASDPAADAAKLSALIHQDQALAAHVLRIANSPAYMPRTPVVSLQHAVAMLGITLLSEIAFTASLKSGVFKAPGHEDDVKRLWRHSLASGAFAKEVARMRRVNVESAYLCGLLHEIGKPVVLQTATTLAEAQRLTLEKAILYGWIDGYHSRVGTLIAEKWGLPKQVATAIQYYDDYDHAESFRQECLLTCTSDRLASHVLAPEDLPEESLRTQPAFAELNLYPNDIDQLLTTKDQVLAVVNALNL